Proteins from one Archocentrus centrarchus isolate MPI-CPG fArcCen1 chromosome 8, fArcCen1, whole genome shotgun sequence genomic window:
- the LOC115784596 gene encoding nucleoside diphosphate kinase A 2-like: MERTFIAVKPDGVQRGLCGEIIKRFEQRGFRLIAAKFVQASEDHMKKHYLDLKDMPFYAGLCKYMSSGPILAMAWEGQNIVKLVRMMLGETNPADSKPGSIRGDLCINIGRNIIHGSDTLENAKTEVDLWFKPEEFVNYTPCAQPWLYE, encoded by the exons ATGGAGCGTACCTTCATTGCTGTGAAGCCTGATGGCGTCCAGAGAGGACTGTGTGGCGAGATCATCAAGCGCTTTGAGCAGAGAGGCTTCAGGCTGATCGCTGCCAAATTCGTGCAG GCCTCTGAGGACCACATGAAGAAGCACTACCTGGACCTGAAGGACATGCCTTTCTACGCTGGACTCTGCAAATACATGTCCTCTGGACCCATCCTCGCCATG gcgTGGGAGGGTCAGAACATTGTGAAGCTGGTCAGGATGATGCTGGGTGAGACCAACCCCGCTGACTCCAAGCCCGGCAGCATCCGTGGAGATCTGTGCATCAACATCGGCAG GAACATCATCCACGGCAGCGACACCCTGGAGAATGCCAAGACGGAGGTCGACCTGTGGTTCAAGCCCGAGGAGTTCGTCAACTACACCCCCTGCGCCCAGCCCTGGCTGTACGAGTAA